A window from Vigna angularis cultivar LongXiaoDou No.4 chromosome 7, ASM1680809v1, whole genome shotgun sequence encodes these proteins:
- the LOC108338044 gene encoding histidine kinase 2, whose product MSVNRKPPASNGRLPSNMKSWKVNEPLHGSNSPRTCRRKPFLLWFFGFVAIGSVWFILSFNSNYLANKENETICEKRARILLQRYNVSREQIYALASWFPGSDQILFNCIDERRLRMLLSSSVVSTPQLTCPENQELRKEHIRVMDTVEPIEQCPILNDYVQARLELSFLFKNYVSLASGTSLSTDFVSYFLRGKNIVQPWEMRVSAIWGHVGSSNLTKGFWWVLIGIVMSYFCLLRRSQKQKLAQGHPAAQQKRLKHFPRGPSRGAGRWRKKLLVIFVSLGIIGSFWLFWHLNMDIMQRREEMLTNMCDERARMLQDQFNVSMNHVHALAILVSTFHHGKHPSAIDQKIFGEYTESTAFERPLTSGVAYALKVLHSDRMHFEKQHGWTIKKMETENEALVQDCIPGNLDPAPVQDEYAPVIFAQETVSHIVSIDMMSGKEDRDNILRARASGKGVLTSPFKLLKSNHLGVVLTFAVYNTNLPLDATPEQRIEATVGYLGACYDVPSLVDKLLHQLASKQTIVVNVYDTTDASAPITMYGTDVTDTGLLHVSSLDFGDPLRKHEMHCRFKQRPPLPWTAINASGGVFVITLLVGHIFYAAINRIIKVEDGYRVMSELKSRAEAADVAKSQFLATVSHEIRTPMNGVLGMLQMLMDTELDKKQMDYAQTAHDSGKDLISVINEVLDQAKIEAGKLELEAVAFDPRAILDEVLSPFSEKSKGVELAVYASNQVPQVVIGDPKRFRQVITNLVSNSVKFNHDKGHVFVSLHLANEVKNPLHVMDAVLSEGLNVNQDVSNRTYDTLSGFPVCNKWKSWANFEKLSSVDDPENFQLLVIVEDTGTGIPTDAQSRIFTPFMQADSSPSRTYGGTGIGLSISKCLVDLMGGEIGFVSEPGIGSTFSFTGTFRKGESTSLDAMWQNNSFGSEFQGLRALVVDRRKIRAEVTRYHLQRLGMSVDITNSLNSQCSCLSSTCDMSMSGQLAMILIDKDAWDKECLILCKIRKLRQNGIKRDPIDLPKIFLLDSHPRTNEHDELKSVGIIDDVLMKPLWLSSLVHSYRESLGTEKNQVQRKKVSKLGSLLMHKQILVVDDNAVNRRVAKGFLQKYGAKVTSVESGMAALKVLKLPHSFDACFMDLQMPEMDGFEATREIRGMESEVNEKLACGQASAEMFGNISYWHIPVLAMTADATQSSNEECRNCGMDDYVTKPFEEEQLYMAMTRFFQPDS is encoded by the exons ATGTCTGTGAATCGAAAGCCTCCTGCTTCGAATGGTAGATTACCATCGAATATGAAATCTTGGAAGGTGAACGAGCCTCTGCATGGGTCTAATTCTCCCAGGACATGTAGGAGAAAACCCTTCCTTCTTTGGTTCTTTGGCTTTGTTGCCATAGGGAGTGTTTGGTTCATCTTGAGTTTCAATAGTAACTATTTGGCGAACAAGGAGAATGAAACAATTTGTGAGAAGAGAGCAAGAATCTTGCTACAACGGTACAATGTTAGTAGGGAACAGATTTATGCTTTGGCATCCTGGTTTCCTGGATCAGATCAG ATTTTATTCAACTGTATTGATGAAAGAAGACTTCGGATGCTGTTAAGCAGCAGCGTCGTAAGCACTCCACAGTTAACGTGTCCAGAGAACCAGGAGCTAAGAAAGGAGCATATACGTGTAATGGACACTGTAGAACCTATCGAGCAATGTCCAATTCTCAATGATTATGTCCAGGCAAGGCTTGAATTATCATTcctattcaaaaattatgtaTCATTGGCCTCGGGTACTTCACTTTCGACTGATTTTGTTAGTTATTTCCTCCGTGGAAAG AACATTGTGCAACCGTGGGAAATGAGGGTATCTGCAATTTGGGGTCATGTGGGTTCATCTAATTTAACTAAAGGATTCTGGTGGGTCCTCATTGGAATTGTAATGTCCTACTTCTGTTTACTACGGAGGAGTCAAAAGCAGAAGCTGGCTCAGGGGCATCCAGCTGCACAACAAAAGCGGCTGAAGCATTTTCCACGGGGTCCATCAAGGGGTGCTGGGAGGTGGAGGAAAAAATTACTAGTTATATTTGTGTCACTTGGAATAATTGGGTCCTTTTGGTTATTTTGGCACCTAAATATGGACATCAtgcagagaagagaagaaatgcTAACAAACATGTGTGATGAGAGAGCTCGAATGCTGCAAGATCAGTTTAATGTGAGCATGAACCATGTTCATGCTCTGGCTATCCTTGTATCTACATTTCACCATGGTAAACATCCTTCTGCAATTGATCAG AAAATTTTTGGAGAATATACAGAGAGTACAGCATTTGAAAGACCACTTACTAGTGGTGTTGCTTATGCTTTGAAAGTTCTTCATTCTGATAGGATGCATTTTGAGAAGCAGCATGGGTggacaattaaaaaaatggaaacagAGAATGAGGCATTAGTCCAAGATTGTATTCCTGGAAATTTGGATCCAGCACCCGTGCAAGATGAATATGCACCAGTGATATTTGCTCAAGAAACGGTTTCCCATATTGTATCTATTGACATGATGTCAGGGAAG GAGGACCGTGACAATATTTTGCGAGCAAGGGCATCTGGAAAAGGGGTTCTCACATCCCCTTTTAAACTACTAAAGTCCAATCACCTGGGTGTTGTACTTACATTTGCGGTCTATAACACTAATCTTCCTTTAGATGCTACACCAGAGCAGCGTATTGAAGCAACTGTGGG ATATCTGGGTGCATGTTATGATGTTCCGTCATTGGTGGACAAGCTTCTGCATCAACTTGCCAGCAAGCAAACCATTGTTGTTAATGTTTATGACACAACTGATGCATCTGCACCTATCACAATGTATGGTACTGATGTTACTGACACTGGCCTACTACATGTAAGCAGCCTAGATTTCGGGGATCCACTACGAAAACATGAGATGCACTGCAG GTTCAAGCAGAGGCCTCCACTACCTTGGACTGCAATCAATGCATCAGGGGGGGTGTTTGTTATTACTTTGCTGGtgggtcatattttttatgctgcaataaatagaataataaaagttGAGGATGGCTATCGTGTAATGAGTGAGCTGAAAAGCCGTGCTGAGGCTGCAGATGTGGCAAAATCCCAG TTTCTTGCTACAGTTTCACATGAGATAAGGACTCCAATGAACGGTGTTTTAG GCATGCTGCAAATGTTGATGGACACTGAGCTTGATAAAAAACAGATGGATTATGCCCAAACTGCACATGATAGTGGTAAAGATCTCATATCAGTCATAAATGAGGTTCTTGATCAGGCTAAGATTGAGGCTGGAAAGCTTGAACTTGAAGCTGTAGCTTTTGACCCACGTGCTATTCTGGATGAAGTTTTATCTCCTTTCTCTGAAAAATCTAAAGGAGTAGAG CTGGCTGTTTATGCATCCAATCAAGTACCTCAAGTTGTCATTGGTGATCCTAAACGATTCCGGCAAGTAATTACAAATCTTGTCAGCAATTCAGTCAAG TTCAATCATGATAAAGGACATGTGTTTGTTTCTCTTCATCTGGCAAATGAAGTGAAGAATCCACTTCATGTTATGGATGCAGTGCTGAGTGAAGGCTTAAACGTCAATCAAGATGTATCAAACAGAACATATGATACATTAAGCGGGTTTCCTGTATGCAACAAATGGAAAAGTTGggcaaattttgaaaagttaagtAGCGTAGATGATcctgaaaattttcaattattagtAATAGTTGAAGACACAGGTACGGGAATTCCTACAGATGCACAAAGCCGCATATTCACGCCTTTTATGCAGGCTGATAGTTCCCCCTCCCGAACTTATGGTGGAACTGGAATAGGACTGAGCATTAGTAAGTGCCTAGTTGATCTCATGGGAGGAGAAATTGGATTTGTAAGTGAGCCTGGAATTGGAAGTACTTTTTCCTTTACTGGAACTTTCAGAAAAGGAGAAAGCACGTCTCTGGATGCAATGTGGCAGAATAATAGTTTTGGTTCAGAGTTCCAAGGATTGAGAGCATTAGTGGTAGATAGAAGAAAAATCCGAGCTGAGGTCACAAGATATCATCTGCAGAGATTGGGAATGTCTGTGGATATAACTAATAGTCTGAATTCTCAATGCTCTTGTCTATCTAGTACTTGCGACATGAG TATGTCAGGCCAGTTGGCCATGATTTTGATAGACAAGGATGCTTGGGATAAAGAATGTCTTATCTTATGCAAAATCAGGAAGCTTAGACAGAATGGCATCAAAAGGGATCCAATAGACTTACCGAAGATTTTTCTCCTGGACAGCCACCCTAGAACCAACGAACATGATGAGCTAAAGTCAGTTGGTATCATAGATGATGTACTGATGAAGCCTCTTTGGCTTAGTTCTTTGGTTCACTCTTACAGAGAATCCCTTGGTACTGAAAAAAATCAAGTACAAAGGAAAAAAGTATCCAAACTTGGGAGTTTATTAATGCACAAACAAATTTTGGTTGTTGATGATAATGCAGTGAATAGAAGAGTTGCAAAAGGTTTTCTGCAGAAGTATGGCGCAAAAGTTACTTCTGTGGAGAGTGGCATGGCTGCTCTAAAGGTGCTTAAACTGCCACATAGTTTTGATGCTTGTTTCATGGATCTCCAAATGCCAGAAATGGATGG TTTTGAAGCAACAAGGGAAATCCGCGGAATGGAGAGCGAGGTAAATGAGAAACTTGCGTGTGGACAAGCATCTGCAGAGATGTTTGGTAACATCTCATATTGGCACATTCCAGTACTAGCAATGACAGCAGATGCAACTCAAAGTTCAAATGAAGAGTGCAGAAATTGCGGAATGGATGACTATGTGACAAAGCCATTTGAAGAAGAGCAGCTCTATATGGCAATGACACGTTTCTTCCAGCCAGATTCATAG
- the LOC108338045 gene encoding glucan endo-1,3-beta-glucosidase 12 encodes MATLMLKLMLPLLFLFMIPPKTAYAEFEQWCVADEQATVNELQAALNWACGKGGADCRKIQANQPCYLPNTLKDHASYAFNSYYQKFKHSGGSCNFRGAAMTTEVDPSHGSCHYDFIP; translated from the exons ATGGCAACATTGATGCTGAAGTTAATGCTTCCTCTACTTTTCCTGTTCATGATTCCTCCAAAAACAG CATATGCAGAGTTTGAGCAATGGTGTGTGGCTGATGAGCAGGCCACTGTGAATGAATTGCAGGCAGCCTTGAATTGGGCATGTGGAAAAGGAGGTGCAGATTGCAGAAAAATCCAAGCGAACCAACCTTGCTATCTTCCAAACACATTAAAAGACCATGCTTCTTATGCCTTCAACAGCTACTATCAGAAATTCAAGCACAGTGGAGGTTCTTGCAACTTCAGAGGAGCTGCCATGACAACAGAAGTGGATCCTA GTCATGGTTCTTGTCACTATGACTTCATTCCATGA